A genome region from Armatimonadota bacterium includes the following:
- a CDS encoding NifU family protein, which yields MRAKVQATLEQVRPSLQADGGDVELIDVEGTVAKVRLQGACHGCPMAAMTLQMGIERVIKSQVPEITAVENVTE from the coding sequence CTGCGCGCAAAAGTGCAGGCTACACTAGAACAGGTCAGACCGTCGCTGCAGGCTGACGGAGGCGATGTAGAGCTTATCGACGTAGAAGGCACAGTGGCAAAAGTACGGCTCCAGGGAGCATGTCACGGCTGCCCCATGGCTGCAATGACACTTCAGATGGGAATCGAAAGAGTAATCAAGAGCCAGGTTCCTGAGATCACTGCTGTGGAGAACGTAACCGAGTAA
- a CDS encoding sugar-binding domain-containing protein, whose amino-acid sequence MPDWKLYDHRSVESIIEELGSVPRPEYPRPESVRPDWLNLNGVWEFAFDPEDTGAPEKPLDNKIVVPFCPESVLSGVYDEDLHTICRYARFFDLPQNLIGRRVLLHFGAVDHESDVRLNGVHLGKHIGGYDSFSFDVTDILKPTGNRLALRVYDNPDDIKQRGKQSPARYPEGCRYMRITGIWQTVWLEAVGNTYIKDWLLQDNIETGELKIEAEIDGPAKDLIFTAIAYSNGKEVARQSAEVGELSLTIPNHLLWSPESPNLYDLRLSLSAPDGGEVDSVDTYFGFRNTYVKNGKIYFNDKVFFLISALDQGYYPDGLYTPPTDDALRADVEWAKKYGLNNVRKHQIIAEPRFHYWCDKLGLTIWEEMPDWGTEPDFCTDADQHLREWTACMKRDINHPCIIAWIPKNEEQKWDNADASAVKVRFYEATKSLDPTRPVIDNSGFCHTITDMVDLHIRPLPGEDWHMWFARWRKEINEAGNFQAYDYAPTYCDGFKYRGEPLVISETGNWWIEDHPPMGKWRPNGTGPAANLEEYMELYKKFFLELMSEPECAGFSFVQLYDVEGEVNGYLTYDRKVKVSPEFIADVHAQGIKLRESIGELYD is encoded by the coding sequence TTGCCTGATTGGAAGTTATATGACCACAGATCGGTTGAATCAATCATAGAGGAACTGGGCAGTGTTCCTCGTCCCGAGTATCCAAGACCGGAGAGTGTCAGGCCCGACTGGCTTAATCTTAATGGCGTTTGGGAGTTCGCATTTGACCCCGAAGATACCGGAGCGCCCGAAAAGCCTCTGGATAACAAAATCGTCGTTCCGTTTTGCCCGGAAAGCGTGCTCAGCGGTGTGTATGATGAGGATCTGCACACAATCTGCCGATACGCCCGCTTCTTCGATCTGCCGCAGAATTTGATTGGCAGGCGTGTGCTGCTTCACTTCGGAGCGGTGGACCATGAAAGCGATGTCCGGCTCAACGGCGTCCATCTGGGTAAACACATCGGTGGGTATGACTCATTTTCATTTGACGTCACCGATATATTAAAGCCGACAGGCAATCGTCTTGCCCTGCGAGTCTATGACAATCCTGACGATATAAAGCAACGCGGCAAACAATCTCCGGCCAGATACCCGGAGGGCTGCCGCTATATGCGAATAACAGGCATTTGGCAGACTGTCTGGCTGGAGGCTGTCGGCAATACATATATCAAAGACTGGCTTCTGCAAGACAATATCGAGACAGGTGAACTCAAGATTGAAGCTGAGATAGATGGCCCAGCAAAAGATTTGATCTTTACGGCAATAGCCTATAGTAATGGAAAAGAAGTCGCGCGGCAATCGGCTGAGGTTGGTGAGCTGTCATTAACAATTCCAAATCATCTTTTATGGTCGCCGGAAAGCCCCAATCTCTATGACCTTCGACTGAGCCTGAGCGCTCCCGACGGCGGTGAGGTTGACTCGGTCGATACATATTTTGGCTTCAGAAACACATATGTCAAAAACGGAAAGATTTACTTCAACGATAAGGTCTTTTTTCTTATTTCGGCACTCGACCAGGGCTATTACCCGGATGGGCTGTATACTCCTCCGACTGATGATGCGTTGCGCGCGGACGTGGAGTGGGCAAAGAAATACGGACTCAATAACGTGCGCAAGCACCAGATAATAGCCGAGCCAAGGTTCCACTACTGGTGCGACAAGCTGGGGCTGACCATCTGGGAAGAGATGCCGGACTGGGGCACCGAGCCGGACTTTTGCACTGATGCCGACCAGCACCTGCGTGAGTGGACTGCATGCATGAAAAGAGATATTAACCATCCGTGTATAATCGCCTGGATTCCAAAAAATGAGGAACAGAAGTGGGATAATGCCGACGCGAGCGCCGTTAAAGTGCGGTTCTATGAGGCTACTAAATCTCTCGACCCGACCAGACCCGTGATTGACAACAGCGGGTTTTGCCACACTATTACCGATATGGTCGACCTGCATATACGGCCACTGCCGGGTGAGGATTGGCATATGTGGTTCGCCAGGTGGCGCAAAGAGATAAATGAGGCCGGCAACTTCCAGGCCTATGATTATGCTCCCACCTATTGCGATGGGTTCAAGTATCGAGGTGAGCCTCTGGTTATAAGCGAGACAGGCAACTGGTGGATAGAGGACCATCCTCCTATGGGCAAATGGAGACCGAACGGCACAGGACCCGCAGCCAATCTTGAGGAATATATGGAGCTATACAAGAAGTTCTTTCTGGAGTTGATGTCTGAGCCGGAATGCGCCGGTTTCTCATTTGTTCAGCTATATGATGTTGAGGGTGAAGTCAACGGCTATTTGACGTACGATCGCAAAGTGAAAGTGTCACCAGAGTTTATAGCTGACGTTCATGCTCAGGGGATCAAATTGCGTGAATCAATAGGCGAGCTTTATGATTAG
- a CDS encoding MarR family transcriptional regulator gives MTAERNEINRDSAQYAEIIAEVFVETVQKAASDAMYCQHCGEEITRSLMECLQYVFLHGASPIRKIAIGLEVSLSAASQLVDRLVKKGLVTRSEDVTDRRLTSIELTDAGRGVVEGMRQRKSKWFETVIESMPEKKRLALLEGLESFLKASLADVQNIDRACVKCGMEHVSFCVINKLKAERTI, from the coding sequence ATGACTGCTGAGCGAAATGAAATAAATAGAGACTCGGCTCAATATGCGGAGATAATAGCGGAAGTTTTCGTGGAGACGGTTCAGAAAGCTGCGTCGGATGCAATGTATTGCCAACACTGCGGCGAAGAGATAACTCGATCACTGATGGAATGCCTGCAGTATGTTTTTCTCCATGGAGCTTCGCCAATCCGTAAAATAGCAATCGGGCTTGAAGTGAGCCTCTCGGCGGCAAGCCAGTTGGTCGACCGGCTCGTCAAGAAGGGTCTGGTCACCAGAAGTGAAGACGTAACCGACCGCAGGCTCACCAGCATCGAACTGACTGATGCCGGGCGCGGAGTTGTAGAAGGAATGCGGCAGAGAAAGTCGAAGTGGTTCGAGACCGTAATAGAAAGCATGCCGGAAAAGAAAAGGCTCGCGCTTCTTGAAGGGCTCGAAAGTTTCCTGAAGGCATCGCTTGCAGACGTTCAAAATATCGACCGCGCATGTGTAAAGTGCGGCATGGAGCACGTTTCGTTCTGTGTAATAAACAAACTCAAAGCAGAGCGGACGATTTAG
- a CDS encoding PAS domain S-box protein, which translates to MSEPSDLQHEWESLRKKVIGLGEESIRKSYYSELQRRLRELQESETRFRAIYNSVNDVIIVHDPIDFKIIDANQRVFDLLGYTHDEVVGLYPGDLSSGQRPYTQEHAIELMKAAISGEYQMFEWQMKHISGRLFWMEWNFRLAEIGGKERLLAVGRDITVRKQAEEERRALEQSLEEQKRKFYRQTILSVTQGKLEICDARDVEPYVQNALASLDVREAVDVSNARHEVERIIRSYGLNEDSLHPLIVAVGEVITNAFKHASYGRVYVGRTDNEIWVMVADNGPGIESLVLPSAVLRRGFSTKPSLGMGYSIMLEVCDRIMLKTGPDGTTVVLIKNFVERAPELSKIPDTWETISSFV; encoded by the coding sequence ATGAGCGAGCCTTCTGACCTACAGCATGAGTGGGAATCACTTCGCAAAAAAGTGATTGGTTTGGGAGAGGAGTCGATAAGAAAGAGCTATTACTCCGAACTTCAGAGGCGTCTGCGTGAGCTGCAGGAGAGCGAGACACGGTTTCGAGCGATTTACAATTCGGTCAACGATGTAATTATCGTGCACGATCCAATCGACTTCAAAATCATTGATGCCAACCAACGCGTGTTTGACTTGCTGGGCTATACACATGATGAAGTTGTTGGTCTTTACCCTGGTGACTTGAGTTCGGGTCAGCGACCGTATACGCAGGAACATGCCATTGAGCTAATGAAAGCAGCTATTTCCGGCGAGTATCAGATGTTTGAATGGCAAATGAAGCACATATCAGGGCGATTGTTTTGGATGGAATGGAACTTTCGTCTGGCCGAAATAGGCGGCAAAGAACGCCTGCTTGCCGTCGGGCGCGATATTACTGTGCGAAAGCAAGCGGAGGAAGAAAGACGCGCTTTGGAGCAGAGCTTAGAGGAACAGAAGCGTAAGTTTTACAGACAAACCATTTTGAGTGTGACCCAAGGGAAACTCGAGATTTGCGATGCCAGGGATGTTGAACCATACGTTCAGAACGCACTGGCAAGTCTGGATGTGCGTGAGGCAGTGGATGTGTCCAATGCACGACATGAAGTCGAGCGTATTATTCGAAGCTATGGTCTTAATGAAGATTCTTTGCATCCACTGATTGTCGCAGTCGGAGAGGTCATCACCAATGCATTTAAGCATGCTTCATATGGACGGGTATATGTGGGCAGGACGGATAACGAAATTTGGGTGATGGTAGCGGACAATGGTCCCGGGATAGAGTCTCTTGTTTTGCCCAGTGCAGTCCTGCGCCGGGGATTTTCGACCAAACCATCGTTGGGTATGGGGTATTCAATAATGCTTGAGGTATGCGACCGCATAATGCTGAAAACCGGTCCGGACGGCACCACAGTTGTTCTGATTAAGAATTTTGTGGAGAGAGCTCCCGAACTTTCTAAAATCCCCGATACATGGGAGACAATTTCCTCGTTTGTCTAG
- the nifU gene encoding Fe-S cluster assembly scaffold protein NifU — protein MNQGYSNKVMEHFASPHNVGEIPDADGIGKVGNPVCGDIMNMYIKVKDNVITDVKFKTFGCGAAIATSSMATDLIKGKTLDEALKLTNDAVAEALGGLPKIKMHCSVLAEQAVRRAIDDYLVKTTGKGLDLKADEDLHHETVEA, from the coding sequence ATGAACCAGGGCTATAGCAACAAAGTAATGGAGCATTTCGCCAGCCCGCATAATGTAGGCGAAATACCCGATGCGGACGGCATCGGAAAAGTTGGAAACCCCGTGTGTGGGGATATCATGAACATGTATATAAAGGTCAAGGACAACGTCATAACAGACGTCAAATTCAAGACCTTCGGCTGTGGAGCTGCTATCGCTACAAGCAGCATGGCGACCGATCTCATAAAAGGCAAGACCCTGGACGAAGCGTTGAAACTCACTAATGACGCAGTGGCCGAAGCTCTGGGTGGCCTACCAAAGATAAAAATGCACTGCTCGGTGTTGGCGGAACAGGCCGTGCGCAGAGCAATAGACGACTATCTGGTCAAAACGACCGGCAAGGGACTCGACCTCAAGGCGGACGAGGACCTCCATCACGAAACGGTGGAAGCATAA
- a CDS encoding sugar-binding domain-containing protein, with amino-acid sequence MSDWKLYDHRSIESIIGEYGEVPRPEHPRPDRVRANWLNLNGDWDFAFDPDDTGSPDSPLDGKIVVPFCPESVISGVYDEELHTICRYARSFDVPENMQGKRILLHFGAVDYRTDVWLNGHHLGQRVGGYDSFSFDITDVVKPTGNRLALRVHDDPLEAKPRGKQSAERYPSGCIYMRTTGIWQTVWLEAVGDTYIKDWRLIDNADSGELTISAEIDGTCKDLSLTAVASFSGKEAACGSVTVNQGKATLSISVPDARLWSTDEPNLYDLHLSLNSADGGAVDSVATYFGFRKIEIKDGKIYLNNKPFFVISALDQGYYPDGIYTPPTDDALRADVEWAKKYGLNHVRKHQIVAEPRFHYWCDKLGLTIWAEMADWSADIVANLDGFLKEWTACVKRDINHPCIIGWVPSNERKAYDDDAMNQAKVRLYETTKALDPTRPVVDNSGYCHTKTDIVDLHVNPKDGKDVVRWWNDWRKSIAETDNFMAWPNTPTYCDGFKHAGQPVVISETGNWWIKDHMPMGQWKPYGHDPADNVDGYVSLYRDFFLAMMAEPECAGFSYVQLYDVEGEVNGYLTYDRKPKVSPEVIAEIHAAGLRSRL; translated from the coding sequence TTGTCAGACTGGAAACTATATGATCACAGGTCTATTGAATCGATTATAGGCGAATATGGCGAGGTTCCTCGCCCTGAACACCCCAGGCCGGATAGGGTTAGGGCGAACTGGTTAAATCTCAACGGCGATTGGGACTTTGCCTTTGACCCTGATGATACCGGTTCCCCTGATAGTCCGCTTGACGGCAAGATAGTGGTCCCGTTTTGTCCGGAGAGCGTGATCAGTGGAGTATACGATGAAGAGCTGCACACAATATGCCGGTATGCGCGGTCTTTCGATGTGCCCGAGAATATGCAGGGCAAACGAATCTTGCTTCACTTCGGAGCCGTGGATTATCGCACTGATGTATGGCTAAATGGTCATCATCTGGGACAGCGTGTCGGCGGGTATGATTCATTTTCGTTTGATATTACGGATGTCGTGAAACCTACCGGCAATCGATTGGCTCTGCGCGTTCACGATGATCCTCTCGAAGCCAAGCCCAGGGGCAAGCAATCTGCTGAGAGATATCCATCCGGCTGCATATACATGCGTACCACAGGTATCTGGCAGACTGTATGGCTCGAAGCAGTCGGTGATACATATATCAAAGACTGGCGCCTGATCGATAATGCCGATAGTGGCGAGCTGACTATCAGCGCTGAGATAGACGGCACCTGCAAAGACTTGAGCCTGACTGCAGTTGCGTCCTTTAGCGGCAAAGAAGCGGCGTGTGGAAGTGTTACGGTCAATCAGGGAAAAGCGACGCTTTCTATAAGTGTGCCGGATGCACGATTGTGGTCAACTGATGAACCGAACCTTTACGATCTTCACCTGAGTCTTAATTCTGCTGATGGCGGCGCAGTCGACAGTGTGGCTACCTACTTCGGTTTCAGAAAAATAGAGATCAAAGACGGGAAGATATATCTCAATAACAAGCCTTTCTTTGTAATCTCGGCTCTAGACCAGGGCTATTATCCCGATGGTATATACACACCACCCACGGACGATGCGCTGCGAGCGGATGTAGAGTGGGCAAAGAAATACGGCCTCAATCATGTGCGCAAGCATCAGATTGTAGCCGAGCCTCGGTTCCATTACTGGTGCGACAAACTGGGCCTTACTATCTGGGCTGAAATGGCCGATTGGTCCGCGGATATCGTGGCCAATTTGGATGGTTTTCTTAAAGAGTGGACTGCATGCGTTAAGCGGGATATCAATCATCCATGCATTATAGGATGGGTGCCGTCGAATGAACGCAAAGCATACGATGATGATGCAATGAACCAGGCGAAAGTTCGGCTTTATGAGACAACTAAGGCACTCGATCCGACCAGACCGGTTGTCGATAACAGCGGCTATTGTCATACAAAGACTGATATTGTCGATCTGCATGTGAACCCTAAGGATGGAAAAGATGTCGTTAGGTGGTGGAACGACTGGCGCAAGTCCATAGCTGAAACGGACAATTTTATGGCCTGGCCGAATACTCCTACTTACTGTGACGGCTTTAAGCATGCCGGCCAGCCGGTTGTTATCAGTGAGACGGGCAACTGGTGGATCAAGGACCATATGCCGATGGGCCAGTGGAAACCCTATGGTCATGACCCGGCTGATAATGTTGATGGTTATGTCTCACTCTATAGAGACTTTTTCCTGGCTATGATGGCCGAGCCGGAATGTGCCGGGTTCTCATATGTGCAGCTATATGATGTGGAGGGTGAGGTAAACGGTTATCTGACTTATGATCGCAAGCCAAAAGTATCACCGGAGGTTATCGCGGAAATTCATGCAGCAGGGTTAAGGTCACGCTTGTAA
- the pfkA gene encoding 6-phosphofructokinase produces MKRIAVLTSGGDAPGMNACVRAVVRYGMAAGAEVYGITRGYAGLMANEIKELTSRDVGGIIRQGGTILMSARSMEFKTPEGQARALDVLHGWNIDGLVVVGGDGSLNGAACLNDLGFPVIGVPASIDNDISGTEMAIGVDTALNTILDAMDKIKDTASAHQRAFIIEVMGREHGYLALMSGIAGGAEMVVLPGTQVDKDAVIREVKSAFLRGKPHFIIVAAEGASTPEKSITQLLIEYVTESGHDARSTVLGHVQRGGSPSSYDRLLGTRFGAAAVDNLMSGNTGVMIGIKGNTMVTTDLATVLSTRPELSAEALKLAEPLAH; encoded by the coding sequence ATGAAACGAATAGCAGTATTAACCAGCGGCGGGGACGCGCCGGGAATGAATGCGTGCGTCAGAGCCGTTGTCAGATACGGGATGGCTGCGGGAGCCGAGGTCTACGGCATCACCCGGGGTTACGCCGGGCTGATGGCTAATGAGATCAAAGAGCTTACATCACGAGATGTAGGCGGGATAATACGTCAGGGCGGCACGATCCTTATGAGCGCCCGGTCGATGGAGTTCAAGACGCCTGAGGGCCAGGCAAGAGCGCTCGACGTGCTTCACGGCTGGAATATAGACGGCCTGGTCGTGGTCGGCGGTGACGGCTCTCTCAATGGGGCGGCATGCCTCAATGACCTTGGTTTTCCGGTCATTGGAGTTCCCGCCTCGATAGACAATGACATATCAGGCACGGAGATGGCGATAGGTGTCGATACTGCCTTGAATACGATCCTCGATGCAATGGACAAGATCAAGGACACTGCCAGCGCACACCAGCGCGCGTTCATTATAGAAGTCATGGGCAGGGAGCACGGCTATCTGGCGCTTATGTCCGGAATAGCGGGCGGCGCTGAGATGGTTGTTCTGCCCGGCACACAGGTTGATAAAGACGCCGTAATACGCGAAGTCAAATCTGCTTTCCTGCGCGGCAAACCGCATTTCATAATAGTGGCTGCCGAAGGAGCTTCAACGCCAGAAAAGTCGATAACTCAGCTACTAATCGAGTATGTGACGGAGTCCGGCCACGACGCGAGATCGACAGTCCTGGGCCATGTTCAGCGCGGAGGCAGTCCGTCCAGCTACGACAGGCTCCTCGGGACGCGATTCGGCGCGGCTGCGGTTGACAACCTGATGTCGGGAAACACTGGGGTGATGATCGGAATTAAAGGCAACACTATGGTGACGACCGACCTCGCCACAGTGCTCTCAACACGCCCGGAACTCAGCGCAGAAGCCCTCAAGCTCGCAGAACCGCTAGCACACTGA
- a CDS encoding DUF5666 domain-containing protein, with protein sequence MQLTKIAALLLVGVAMAAMHSGTFANGEQCNINTPVGQTWLATGTVTKVDGPVFYLQGKDNVTYKIDTHNSEVMVGNSQVEHYVPKVGDTVRVYGTVDDGCKIDAARVRVFTGEEQPAGAASEGAGPAKEVRIIVEKDTAQPGQGACAPCGNQWQGRGLITDIDYSGKRLKIQTPSGHFTIDVGGIPLIYGATTIGLGQLNQGDAVKISGSLVGVNEVQAQVIRITRTRTEAENALPLTPASVAGLIEQVDYPSFTFRMRTETSELVIVVDEDTIVQWQLKRMSFMDLKAGMRVKMTGYGSPGTGYAAQHIQIISAP encoded by the coding sequence ATGCAGCTTACAAAAATCGCAGCATTGTTATTAGTCGGTGTGGCTATGGCAGCCATGCATTCGGGCACTTTCGCAAACGGTGAGCAGTGTAATATCAATACGCCTGTCGGCCAAACATGGCTGGCTACAGGGACAGTCACAAAAGTAGATGGTCCGGTGTTCTACTTGCAAGGCAAGGACAACGTTACATATAAGATTGACACACATAACTCAGAGGTGATGGTAGGTAATTCCCAGGTCGAGCATTATGTGCCGAAAGTCGGTGATACTGTGAGAGTCTACGGCACAGTCGATGATGGGTGCAAGATCGATGCGGCTCGGGTGAGAGTGTTTACTGGCGAGGAACAGCCTGCAGGCGCAGCATCCGAGGGGGCAGGTCCGGCAAAGGAGGTCAGGATTATAGTCGAAAAAGATACTGCCCAGCCAGGGCAGGGGGCATGCGCTCCATGCGGCAATCAATGGCAGGGCAGGGGACTGATCACTGACATAGACTACTCAGGCAAACGGCTCAAGATACAAACACCCAGCGGTCACTTTACGATAGACGTAGGAGGTATTCCTCTGATATATGGAGCAACGACAATCGGCCTTGGTCAGTTGAATCAGGGTGACGCTGTTAAGATATCGGGCAGCCTTGTAGGAGTCAACGAAGTGCAGGCGCAGGTGATTCGTATAACCCGGACCAGGACCGAGGCTGAAAACGCGCTTCCGCTTACACCTGCAAGTGTGGCCGGGCTGATCGAGCAGGTGGACTATCCTTCGTTCACTTTCAGGATGAGGACTGAGACCTCCGAACTGGTGATTGTGGTTGACGAAGATACAATAGTGCAGTGGCAGCTTAAACGTATGTCCTTCATGGATTTGAAAGCCGGCATGAGGGTCAAGATGACCGGTTATGGCAGTCCTGGGACTGGCTATGCCGCGCAGCATATCCAGATAATAAGCGCTCCATAA
- a CDS encoding site-specific DNA-methyltransferase — protein MAEATSCTRLKRAPRNQTISLNDKQISVLKERLITRRPTARLTMPPNGTILGSCLAWAEVLPPAFVDLMILDPPYNLDKMFNGRKFSKTSVEGYSFWFENVVKALKPLLKANASVYVCCDWTTSQSVYSILTKHFSVQNRITWEREKGRGAKRNWKNNSEDIWFCTTSDDYTFNVNAVKLRRKVIAPYTDDNGKPKDWMLTQEGNFRDTHPSNLWTDITIPFWSMPENTDHPTQKSEKLIAKLMLASSNPGDFVFDPFLGSGTTSVVARKLGRRYLGIEIDEQYCLWAEYRIDLAERDNSIQGYRDGVFWERNSALAVRKEPVDEQPSLKF, from the coding sequence ATGGCTGAAGCGACGTCTTGCACACGACTAAAGCGTGCTCCAAGAAACCAGACCATAAGTCTTAACGACAAACAGATTTCAGTGTTGAAAGAACGTCTTATAACAAGGAGACCGACTGCTCGGCTTACCATGCCTCCTAATGGTACTATACTGGGCAGTTGTCTTGCTTGGGCAGAAGTACTGCCGCCTGCGTTTGTAGATCTGATGATCCTCGATCCTCCTTATAATCTTGACAAGATGTTCAATGGACGTAAATTTTCAAAAACCAGCGTTGAGGGTTATTCGTTTTGGTTCGAGAATGTGGTAAAAGCCTTGAAGCCGTTGCTCAAAGCCAACGCATCGGTTTACGTGTGCTGCGATTGGACGACTTCCCAATCAGTATACTCAATTTTGACGAAACATTTTAGTGTACAAAATCGGATTACTTGGGAGCGCGAGAAAGGACGCGGGGCAAAGCGTAACTGGAAGAATAATAGTGAAGATATTTGGTTCTGTACGACATCTGATGATTATACCTTTAATGTAAATGCTGTTAAATTAAGGCGCAAAGTAATAGCTCCGTATACGGACGATAACGGCAAACCAAAGGATTGGATGCTAACACAAGAAGGCAACTTTCGCGATACCCATCCATCAAATCTTTGGACTGATATAACCATACCGTTTTGGTCAATGCCTGAGAATACTGATCATCCTACACAAAAGAGTGAAAAACTGATCGCTAAATTGATGTTAGCCAGTTCGAACCCTGGTGACTTTGTTTTTGATCCATTTCTTGGAAGTGGCACCACTTCTGTTGTTGCAAGAAAACTGGGTCGCCGTTATTTAGGTATTGAAATTGATGAACAATATTGCCTTTGGGCAGAGTATAGAATTGATCTGGCTGAGCGAGATAATAGTATACAAGGATATAGAGATGGAGTGTTCTGGGAGAGAAACAGTGCTTTAGCTGTCAGAAAAGAGCCTGTTGATGAGCAGCCATCATTAAAGTTTTAG